Proteins encoded within one genomic window of Brassica rapa cultivar Chiifu-401-42 chromosome A09, CAAS_Brap_v3.01, whole genome shotgun sequence:
- the LOC103842034 gene encoding uncharacterized protein LOC103842034 encodes MAFDESLMMMSSFPVVEEDAGLHQIRTSLSRLSVCTTSVYDEATKNHPDLGVVESFDGAEADGEVSDDGKENVRESDSDKETPRFYSLPATPPRRRRKNTVAGDIDANESSRDGGKSSSSSRRQRRVLREKKKRGHGFNGADGESDGGGGIGLTVLTRAKGGEKSLRMGLEEVKACRDLGFELEVPGRISVSAGSNFDTQTSSGSNSPIATWRISSPGDDPKEVKARLKVWAQAVALASSSRQAN; translated from the coding sequence ATGGCATTTGACGAGAGCTTGATGATGATGTCTTCATTTCCAGTCGTCGAAGAAGACGCTGGACTCCACCAGATCCGTACCTCTCTGTCTCGCCTCTCTGTTTGCACAACCTCCGTTTACGACGAAGCCACCAAGAATCATCCTGACTTGGGCGTTGTCGAGAGCTTCGACGGAGCAGAGGCTGACGGAGAAGTCTCCGATGACGGAAAAGAGAACGTTCGGGAGTCTGACTCCGACAAAGAGACGCCAAGGTTTTACTCCCTCCCGGCGACTCCACCTCGGCGGAGAAGAAAAAACACAGTCGCCGGAGATATAGACGCGAACGAGAGTAGCAGAGACGGCGGTAAGAGTAGTAGTAGTTCACGGAGGCAGAGGAGGGTGCTcagggagaagaagaagagaggtcACGGCTTTAACGGCGCTGACGGAGAGAGTGACGGCGGTGGTGGTATAGGGTTAACGGTGTTAACGAGAGCGAAGGGAGGAGAGAAGTCGCTGAGGATGGGGTTAGAGGAAGTGAAAGCTTGTAGAGATCTCGGGTTCGAGTTGGAAGTTCCGGGTCGGATCTCGGTGTCAGCCGGGTCGAATTTCGATACTCAGACTAGTAGTGGCAGCAACTCTCCGATCGCCACGTGGCGCATCTCGAGTCCAGGTGATGACCCGAAGGAGGTTAAGGCGAGACTCAAGGTGTGGGCACAAGCTGTAGCTTTAGCTTCTTCCTCACGTCAAGCTAATTAG
- the LOC103842036 gene encoding charged multivesicular body protein 7 isoform X1, with the protein MDLESVKEFIRSEVPDWDDEVVATARFKAFSGQRSDWEVKFQFWRDLIIKVSRRFGELIIDPVQVKKAWFDRGGMTPLCIDHVLLLMHSEGDVVLASELESPVSGRLSRLLRTVRSLVSQPSVKPGEILENELVIVPLLKEKAADVVRLLSEGHWTSTCVVTLNKFRDLCNGSNEASVVLSHLSGCGKAHNISINRGELIEGVKVSFSESALPSISTLDCDVLHLLSTTEKLQNQLEVMDQRCEMSRKSTLASLKSGHKKVALRHARELKLTTESREKCTSLLNRVEEVLNTIADSESTKMVSEAIKTGARVMKDIKISPDEVHDYLEEIEDTIQSQKEVEKALESAPYPDIDDENIEEEFMKLEMELESESSQVRPTTSDTADSLSEMFSELKLGNTKQTLEEQATEPVRMKDGREKILEAA; encoded by the exons ATGGATTTGGAGTCTGTGAAGGAGTTCATACGAAGCGAAGTTCCTGATTGGGACGATGAGGTGGTGGCGACGGCTAGATTCAAGGCGTTTAGTGGACAGAGATCCGATTGGGAAGTTAAATTTCAGTTTTGGCGCGATTTGATCATCAAGGTCTCGCGTCGTTTCGGAGAGCTCATCATTGATCCTGTCCAG gTGAAGAAGGCGTGGTTTGATCGAGGAGGAATGACGCCTCTATGCATTGATCATGTACTG TTATTGATGCATAGTGAAGGTGATGTTGTGCTGGCAAGTGAACTTGAAAGTCCGGTTAGTGGGCGTTTATCTCGTTTGTTGAGGACGGTGAGAAGTTTAGTATCTCAACCTTCAGTGAAGCCGGGAGAGATTCTTGAAAACGAACTTGTTATTGTTCCTCTCTTGAAG GAGAAGGCTGCTGATGTGGTGAGACTGTTATCTGAGGGGCATTGGACTTCTACTTGTGTTGTCACGCTAAATAAGTTCCGGGACTTGTGCAACGGTTCGAATGAGGCATCTGTTGTTTTGAGTCACTTGTCAGGGTGTGGAAAAGCGCATAACATCTCTATTAATCGGGGAGAATTGATTGAG GGTGTCAAAGTGTCCTTTTCAGAATCAGCACTTCCCAGTATCTCAACTCTAGACTGTGACGTTCTGCACTTGCTAAGCACCACAGAGAAGCTCCAAAATCAACTCGAAGTGATGGACCAACGTTGTGAAAT GTCAAGGAAATCAACATTGGCATCTCTAAAGTCTGGACACAAGAAAGTTGCTCTAAGGCATGCAAGGGAACTGAAGCTGACCACTGAGAGCAGAGAAAAATGCACGTCACTTCTGAACAGAGTAGAGGAAGTGTTGAACACTATAGCTGATTCCGAATCAACGAAAATG GTCTCAGAAGCAATCAAAACTGGAGCGAGGGTTATGAAGGACATCAAGATCAGTCCAGATGAAGTTCATGACTATTTGGAAGAAATTGAGGATACCATTCAATCACAGAAGGAAGTTGAAAAAGCTCTCG AATCAGCTCCATATCCTGATATTGATGATGAAAATATTGAAGAAGAGTTCATGAAATTAGAGATGGAGCTTGAAAGCGAAAGTTCCCAGGTCAGACCAACGACTTCAGATACTGCAGATTCACTGTCTGAGATGTTCTCAGAGCTTAAACTTGGCAACACAAAACAAACATTGGAGGAGCAAGCGACTGAACCAGTCCGGATGAAAGATGGCCGCGAAAAGATTCTTGAAGCAGCATAG
- the LOC103842036 gene encoding charged multivesicular body protein 7 isoform X2, producing MDLESVKEFIRSEVPDWDDEVVATARFKAFSGQRSDWEVKFQFWRDLIIKVSRRFGELIIDPVQVKKAWFDRGGMTPLCIDHVLLLMHSEGDVVLASELESPVSGRLSRLLRTVRSLVSQPSVKPGEILENELVIVPLLKEKAADVVRLLSEGHWTSTCVVTLNKFRDLCNGSNEASVVLSHLSGCGKAHNISINRGELIEGVKVSFSESALPSISTLDCDVLHLLSTTEKLQNQLEVMDQRCEMSRKSTLASLKSGHKKVALRHARELKLTTESREKCTSLLNRVEEVLNTIADSESTKMVSEAIKTGARVMKDIKISPDEVHDYLEEIEDTIQSQKEVEKALAPYPDIDDENIEEEFMKLEMELESESSQVRPTTSDTADSLSEMFSELKLGNTKQTLEEQATEPVRMKDGREKILEAA from the exons ATGGATTTGGAGTCTGTGAAGGAGTTCATACGAAGCGAAGTTCCTGATTGGGACGATGAGGTGGTGGCGACGGCTAGATTCAAGGCGTTTAGTGGACAGAGATCCGATTGGGAAGTTAAATTTCAGTTTTGGCGCGATTTGATCATCAAGGTCTCGCGTCGTTTCGGAGAGCTCATCATTGATCCTGTCCAG gTGAAGAAGGCGTGGTTTGATCGAGGAGGAATGACGCCTCTATGCATTGATCATGTACTG TTATTGATGCATAGTGAAGGTGATGTTGTGCTGGCAAGTGAACTTGAAAGTCCGGTTAGTGGGCGTTTATCTCGTTTGTTGAGGACGGTGAGAAGTTTAGTATCTCAACCTTCAGTGAAGCCGGGAGAGATTCTTGAAAACGAACTTGTTATTGTTCCTCTCTTGAAG GAGAAGGCTGCTGATGTGGTGAGACTGTTATCTGAGGGGCATTGGACTTCTACTTGTGTTGTCACGCTAAATAAGTTCCGGGACTTGTGCAACGGTTCGAATGAGGCATCTGTTGTTTTGAGTCACTTGTCAGGGTGTGGAAAAGCGCATAACATCTCTATTAATCGGGGAGAATTGATTGAG GGTGTCAAAGTGTCCTTTTCAGAATCAGCACTTCCCAGTATCTCAACTCTAGACTGTGACGTTCTGCACTTGCTAAGCACCACAGAGAAGCTCCAAAATCAACTCGAAGTGATGGACCAACGTTGTGAAAT GTCAAGGAAATCAACATTGGCATCTCTAAAGTCTGGACACAAGAAAGTTGCTCTAAGGCATGCAAGGGAACTGAAGCTGACCACTGAGAGCAGAGAAAAATGCACGTCACTTCTGAACAGAGTAGAGGAAGTGTTGAACACTATAGCTGATTCCGAATCAACGAAAATG GTCTCAGAAGCAATCAAAACTGGAGCGAGGGTTATGAAGGACATCAAGATCAGTCCAGATGAAGTTCATGACTATTTGGAAGAAATTGAGGATACCATTCAATCACAGAAGGAAGTTGAAAAAGCTCTCG CTCCATATCCTGATATTGATGATGAAAATATTGAAGAAGAGTTCATGAAATTAGAGATGGAGCTTGAAAGCGAAAGTTCCCAGGTCAGACCAACGACTTCAGATACTGCAGATTCACTGTCTGAGATGTTCTCAGAGCTTAAACTTGGCAACACAAAACAAACATTGGAGGAGCAAGCGACTGAACCAGTCCGGATGAAAGATGGCCGCGAAAAGATTCTTGAAGCAGCATAG
- the LOC103842035 gene encoding transcription factor PIF6 isoform X3 yields MQMMFVLTKLIYCCCRLTDQEYMELVFENGQILAKSQRSNGFSMHNQRTKSIVDLYEAEYNEDFKKTIHGADTSDKNLVDTQSLKASSSKRMVVDYENRKDIVPPDEQSVVAERSVELGYDSTDFTEDSEESTYQSSSLDDVRPQVPARTSNILVKRRRKQKETNDINKKMRNLQDLLPNSQKEDNEALLDEAINYMTTLQHQVQMMTMGKRFVTPATMLPLGPQYSQMGLATGMQMGVPQLLPAPVLGAGLPLVNTQADVLRVLNHPVLMPIQNSAPFTPMQNYLPQYVPPACAAFPNLIPNSTTSSNLDDARTHGGNLSGKESDKP; encoded by the exons ATGCAGATGATGTTTGTTCTTACCAAGCTGATTTATTGTTGTTGCAGGTTAACTGATCAAGAGTATATGGAGCTTGTGTTTGAGAATGGGCAAATTCTTGCAAAGAGCCAAAGATCCAATGGCTTTTCTATGCATAATCAACGTACGAAATCGATCGTGGATTTATACGAGGCCGAGTATAACGAGGACTTCAAGAAGACTATTCATGGTGCTGATACTAGTGACAAGAATCTTGTAGACACTCAG AGTTTGaaagcttcttcatcaaagaggATGGTGGTTGACTATGAGAACCGTAAGGATATTGTACCTCCTGATGAGCAATCTGTGGTTGCTGAGAGGTCGGTTGAACTGGGATACGACTCCACAGATTTTACTGAAGACAGTGAAGAATCGACGTATCAAAGCAGT AGCCTAGATGATGTGAGGCCACAAGTTCCTGCAAGAACAAGCAACATTTTGGTCAAGAGAAGACGCAAACAGAAGGAAACAAACGATATCAACAAGAAAATGCGTAATTTGCAGGATCTACTCCCTAATTCTCAAAAG GAAGACAACGAAGCATTATTAGATGAAGCGATCAATTATATGACGACCCTTCAACATCAAGTTCAG ATGATGACGATGGGTAAAAGATTTGTTACACCAGCAACAATGTTGCCTTTGGGGCCGCAATACTCTCAGATGGGTCTAGCAACAGGTATGCAAATGGGCGTACCACAGCTTCTGCCTGCCCCTGTTCTTGGAGCTGGCTTGCCATTGGTTAATACTCAAGCAGATGTGCTGAGGGTTCTTAACCATCCTGTACTAATGCCAATTCAAAACTCGGCACCTTTCACACCAATGCAAAACTATTTGCCCCAATATGTTCCGCCGGCGTGTGCTGCTTTCCCTAACCTAATACCAAACTCCACCACTTCGTCAAATCTAGATGATGCTAGAACACATGGAGGAAACCTCTCTGGTAAAGAATCTGATAAACCGTGA
- the LOC103842035 gene encoding transcription factor PIF6 isoform X2 → MTSPSSSSSSTFKPKLTDQEYMELVFENGQILAKSQRSNGFSMHNQRTKSIVDLYEAEYNEDFKKTIHGADTSDKNLVDTQVVPEPLVVAAYETNMLMNQLNLIQSLKASSSKRMVVDYENRKDIVPPDEQSVVAERSVELGYDSTDFTEDSEESTYQSSSLDDVRPQVPARTSNILVKRRRKQKETNDINKKMRNLQDLLPNSQKEDNEALLDEAINYMTTLQHQVQMMTMGKRFVTPATMLPLGPQYSQMGLATGMQMGVPQLLPAPVLGAGLPLVNTQADVLRVLNHPVLMPIQNSAPFTPMQNYLPQYVPPACAAFPNLIPNSTTSSNLDDARTHGGNLSGKESDKP, encoded by the exons ATGACttctccatcatcatcatcatcatcaaccttCAAACCAAA GTTAACTGATCAAGAGTATATGGAGCTTGTGTTTGAGAATGGGCAAATTCTTGCAAAGAGCCAAAGATCCAATGGCTTTTCTATGCATAATCAACGTACGAAATCGATCGTGGATTTATACGAGGCCGAGTATAACGAGGACTTCAAGAAGACTATTCATGGTGCTGATACTAGTGACAAGAATCTTGTAGACACTCAGGTTGTTCCAGAACCTCTTGTTGTTGCCGCATATGAAACAAACATGCTGATGAATCAACTTAATTTGATTCAGAGTTTGaaagcttcttcatcaaagaggATGGTGGTTGACTATGAGAACCGTAAGGATATTGTACCTCCTGATGAGCAATCTGTGGTTGCTGAGAGGTCGGTTGAACTGGGATACGACTCCACAGATTTTACTGAAGACAGTGAAGAATCGACGTATCAAAGCAGT AGCCTAGATGATGTGAGGCCACAAGTTCCTGCAAGAACAAGCAACATTTTGGTCAAGAGAAGACGCAAACAGAAGGAAACAAACGATATCAACAAGAAAATGCGTAATTTGCAGGATCTACTCCCTAATTCTCAAAAG GAAGACAACGAAGCATTATTAGATGAAGCGATCAATTATATGACGACCCTTCAACATCAAGTTCAG ATGATGACGATGGGTAAAAGATTTGTTACACCAGCAACAATGTTGCCTTTGGGGCCGCAATACTCTCAGATGGGTCTAGCAACAGGTATGCAAATGGGCGTACCACAGCTTCTGCCTGCCCCTGTTCTTGGAGCTGGCTTGCCATTGGTTAATACTCAAGCAGATGTGCTGAGGGTTCTTAACCATCCTGTACTAATGCCAATTCAAAACTCGGCACCTTTCACACCAATGCAAAACTATTTGCCCCAATATGTTCCGCCGGCGTGTGCTGCTTTCCCTAACCTAATACCAAACTCCACCACTTCGTCAAATCTAGATGATGCTAGAACACATGGAGGAAACCTCTCTGGTAAAGAATCTGATAAACCGTGA
- the LOC103842035 gene encoding transcription factor PIF6 isoform X1, producing MQMMFVLTKLIYCCCRLTDQEYMELVFENGQILAKSQRSNGFSMHNQRTKSIVDLYEAEYNEDFKKTIHGADTSDKNLVDTQVVPEPLVVAAYETNMLMNQLNLIQSLKASSSKRMVVDYENRKDIVPPDEQSVVAERSVELGYDSTDFTEDSEESTYQSSSLDDVRPQVPARTSNILVKRRRKQKETNDINKKMRNLQDLLPNSQKEDNEALLDEAINYMTTLQHQVQMMTMGKRFVTPATMLPLGPQYSQMGLATGMQMGVPQLLPAPVLGAGLPLVNTQADVLRVLNHPVLMPIQNSAPFTPMQNYLPQYVPPACAAFPNLIPNSTTSSNLDDARTHGGNLSGKESDKP from the exons ATGCAGATGATGTTTGTTCTTACCAAGCTGATTTATTGTTGTTGCAGGTTAACTGATCAAGAGTATATGGAGCTTGTGTTTGAGAATGGGCAAATTCTTGCAAAGAGCCAAAGATCCAATGGCTTTTCTATGCATAATCAACGTACGAAATCGATCGTGGATTTATACGAGGCCGAGTATAACGAGGACTTCAAGAAGACTATTCATGGTGCTGATACTAGTGACAAGAATCTTGTAGACACTCAGGTTGTTCCAGAACCTCTTGTTGTTGCCGCATATGAAACAAACATGCTGATGAATCAACTTAATTTGATTCAGAGTTTGaaagcttcttcatcaaagaggATGGTGGTTGACTATGAGAACCGTAAGGATATTGTACCTCCTGATGAGCAATCTGTGGTTGCTGAGAGGTCGGTTGAACTGGGATACGACTCCACAGATTTTACTGAAGACAGTGAAGAATCGACGTATCAAAGCAGT AGCCTAGATGATGTGAGGCCACAAGTTCCTGCAAGAACAAGCAACATTTTGGTCAAGAGAAGACGCAAACAGAAGGAAACAAACGATATCAACAAGAAAATGCGTAATTTGCAGGATCTACTCCCTAATTCTCAAAAG GAAGACAACGAAGCATTATTAGATGAAGCGATCAATTATATGACGACCCTTCAACATCAAGTTCAG ATGATGACGATGGGTAAAAGATTTGTTACACCAGCAACAATGTTGCCTTTGGGGCCGCAATACTCTCAGATGGGTCTAGCAACAGGTATGCAAATGGGCGTACCACAGCTTCTGCCTGCCCCTGTTCTTGGAGCTGGCTTGCCATTGGTTAATACTCAAGCAGATGTGCTGAGGGTTCTTAACCATCCTGTACTAATGCCAATTCAAAACTCGGCACCTTTCACACCAATGCAAAACTATTTGCCCCAATATGTTCCGCCGGCGTGTGCTGCTTTCCCTAACCTAATACCAAACTCCACCACTTCGTCAAATCTAGATGATGCTAGAACACATGGAGGAAACCTCTCTGGTAAAGAATCTGATAAACCGTGA